A part of Cryptococcus neoformans var. neoformans JEC21 chromosome 4 sequence genomic DNA contains:
- a CDS encoding expressed protein, whose amino-acid sequence MKVIVLGASGFIGHRVALAFVQAGHFVWGQTRSESIAASTLSPNEILPIVCDPHSPEGQKKWGDLAKDVDIVVDCIAASGPDNALASFKTFLSAVKDRQKWGPKPTYIYTAGHWVFSRGAGGLDKWTDERRPAKAALNSPTIWRNQVMEPVLSNENVNGIVIAPTCLYGRSGSYFAYYHFDAALAAMEKGQEEFETIAKDDSRLLTIHHDDLADLYVRVGERSPACKGQVFIAANPSPESLKEILNSVVRVTGLKGYKAKEATDAYEKFWVSTLLAKPSLGTALTGWRPKRLPLTDGMDIYWHSYVASKKREE is encoded by the exons ATGAAAGTTATCGTACTTGGTGCAAGCG GTTTTATCGGCCACCGAGTAGCTCTCGCGTTTGTTCAAGCTGGTCACTTTGTCTGGGGTCAAACTCGTTCGGAATCCATTGCGGCTAGCACGTTGTCCCCAAACGAAATCTTGCCCATTGTATGCGACCCTCACTCTCCCGAGGGTCAGAAAAAATGGGGAGATCTGGCTAAAGACGTTGATATTG TGGTTGATTGCATTGCTGCTTCGGGGCCTGATAACGCCCTTGCTTCGTTCAAAACTTTCCTGTCTGCCGTCAAAGATCGACAAAAATGGGGCCCTAAGCCGACTTATATCTATACAGCTGGGCACTGGGTCTTCTCCAGGGGTGCAGGTGGACTTGATAAATGGACGGACGAGCGACGTCCTGCCAAGGCTGCGCTGAACAGTCCAACCATTTGGCGCAACCAGGTTATGGAGCCTGTATTAAGTA ATGAGAATGTCAACGGCATCGTCATTGCTCCCACATGCCTTTATGGTCGATCTGGCTCTTATTTTGCTTACTACCATTTCGATGCTGCCTTGGCTGCTATGGAAAAGGGTCAGGAGGAGTTTGAAACTATAGCGAAGGATGATTCCAGGCTTTTGACTATCCACCATGATGATCTGGCCGATCTTTATGTGCGTGTTGGAGAAAGG TCTCCTGCTTGTAAAGGCCAAGTCTTCATTGCCGCTAATCCAAGTCCCGAGTCTTTGAAGGAGATTCTCAACTCAGTAGTCCGAGTTACCGGTTTGAAAGGGTATAAAGCCAAGGAAGCGACTGATG CGTATGAAAAGTTTTGGGTGTCCACCTTGCTAGCAAAACCTTCTCTGGGGACTGCATTGACCGGTTGGCGTCCCAAGCGCCTGCCTCTGACGGACGGGATGGATATCTACTGG CACTCGTATGTTGCAAGcaagaaaagagaggagtAG
- a CDS encoding Aldehyde dehydrogenase (ALDDH), putative yields the protein MSATVAEVTFNTGLYINGLWKNGRGEPLLSVNPATEEVIAEVQTASKEDVDEAVKAARHCFETAWGTEVSSQLRGQLLFKLADGMEAAMEELAKLEYLDSGKPLAWCKADIEDSVACLRYYAGSADKIQGSMIELDDKHKHALARKEPIGVCAQIVPWNYPLLMMIWKIAPALAAGCTIVFKPAEQTPLSTLKFAELFELAGYPAGVFNLVNGLGRTTGDALSRHMDVDKIAFTGSTITGRRIAIAAAESNLKSVTLELGGKSANIVFDDANLQEAAKWAAFGVYENMGQSCSAGSRVLVQESIYDQFITHFKAAAEAFKVGDPADPDTFQGPQVNEAQFRKVLDYIESGKRSGAKLLTGGSRHGSRGYFIQPTVFGDVTMDMKIAREEIFGPVASVIRFKDEADAISIANNTEYGLAAAVHSQNYARVQRVTRKLKAGTVWINQYVALSHQVPFGGYKQSGWGRELGLEGLEPYLITKSVHHYYGGDFEWPIKI from the exons ATGAGTGCCACTGTCGCCGAAGTTACATTCAATACAGGTTTGTACATCAACGGACTATGGAAGAACGGCCGGGGAGAGCCTCTTCTGTCTGTGAATCCGGCTACTGAAGAAGTCATAGCAGAA GTTCAAACCGCCagcaaagaagatgtcGATGAGGCCGTGAAAGCCGCAAGGCACTGCTTTGAAACTGCTTGGGGTACTGAAGTATCGTCTCAATTACGCGGCCAGCTGCTTTTCAAGCTAGCCGATGGTATGGAGGCGGcaatggaagagctggCTAAACTGGAGTACCTTGACTCTGGCAAGCCTCTCGCTTGGTGTAAAGCAGATATTGAAGACTCAGTAGCCTGTTTGAGGTACTATGCTG GTTCCGCCGACAAGATACAAGGATCAATgattgagcttgacgacAAGCATAAGCATGCCTTGGCTCGCAAGGAGCCCATCGG TGTTTGCGCTCAGATTGTACCTTGGAACTATCCTCTTTTAATGATGATTTG GAAAATTGCCCCTGCCCTGGCTGCTGGTTGCACCATTGTTTTCAAGCCCGCTGAGCAAACACCTCTCTCGACTCTCAAGTTTGCCGAGCTGTTTGAGCTTGCAGG ATACCCAGCTGGAGTTTTCAACTTGGTCAACGGCCTCGGTCGAACCACTGGAGATGCTCTCTCCAGGCACATGGATGTTGATAAAATCGCCTTCACCGGCTCCACAATCACTGGGCGACGCATTGCCATTGCTGCAGCTGAGTCTAATCTGAAATCGGTCACACTCGAGCTTGGCGGGAAATCCGCAAATATCGTTTTTGACGACGCGAACCTACAGGAAGCAGCGAAATGGGCAGCCTTTGGCGTATACGAGAATATGG GTCAATCATGTAGTGCCGGGTCAAGGGTGCTTGTGCAAGAGTCAATCTACGATCAGTTCATCACACATTTCAAAGCTGCTGCGGAGGCCTTCAAGGTCGGCGATCCGGCAGATCCGGATACTTTTCAAGGACCGCAAGTCAATGAGGCGCAATTCAGGAAGGTCCTCGATTATATTGAGAGTGGCAAGCGAAGCGGGGCAAAACTTTTGACCGGCGGCAGTAGACATGGATCCAGAGGGTACTTTATCCAACCAACAGTGTTCGGAGACGTCACTATGGATATGAAGATagcgagagaagaaatatTTGGCCCTGTGGCTTCTGTCATTCGTTTCAAGGACGAGGCTGACGCTATATCGATTGCCAATAACACCGAA TATGGTCTGGCCGCCGCCGTTCATTCTCAGAACTACGCTCGAGTTCAGCGAGTTACACGCAAGTTGAAGGCAGGTACCGTATGGATCAATCAA TACGTAGCACTCTCTCATCAGGTTCCTTTTGGTGGATATAAGCAGTCTGGATGGGGCCGAGAGTTGGGATTGGAGGGTCTCGAGCCTTACCTTATCACAAAGTCAGTTCACCATTACTATGGCGGAGATTTCGAGTGGCCCATCAAGATATAG